Below is a window of Arthrobacter sp. SLBN-112 DNA.
CCCGGGTGGTCGGTGTCCAGTTGGCCCAGGACGTTCCCGGGAGTTTCGCCATGTCGGATCAGGAGCAGCCTCATGATTCCAGTTTCCCACCCGATCGGACGCCGGCTCACACGCACCGCAACGGCAGGCAGGGCACACCGCGGGATACAAGGAAGGCGCCGGACCCTCCCGGGCCCGGCGCCGTCGTCGTACGTTCCTGCCCTGCTGCGGGCTTTACTTCAGGTGGTCCACCAGCTGGTCCGCGATGCCGGTGTACTTGCCGGGCGTCAGGGCCAGGAGCCGGGCCTCGGCTTCGGGGGACAGGCCCAGGCCCTGCACGAATTCCTGCATGCGGGCGGCGTCCACGCGGTGGCCGCGGGTGAGGTCCTTCAGCCGTTCGTACGGGTTCTCCATGCCTTCGACGCCGGCGATCGCCTCGGCGCGCATCACCATCTGGATGGCCTCGCCCAGGACCTCCCAGTTGGTGTCCAGGTCACCGGCCAGCACGTCCTCGGCAACGTCCAGGCGCTCCAGGCCCTTGGCAACGTTCGAGATAGCCAGCAGGGAGTGGCCAAAGGCGACGCCGATGTTGCGCTGGCTGGAGGAATCGGTGAGGTCGCGCTGCCAGCGGGAAGTGACCAGGGTGGAGCCCAGGACGTCCAGCAGGCCGGAGGAGATCTCCAGGTTGGCCTCGGCGTTTTCGAACCGGATGGGATTGACCTTGTGCGGCATGGTGGAGGAGCCCGTGGCGCCGGCGACGGGGATCTGCGCGAAGTAGCCGATGGAGATGTAGCTCCAGATGTCCGTGCAGACGTTGTGCAGGATCCGGTTGAAGCGGGCGACGTCGGCGTACAGCTCGGCCTGCCAGTCGTGGCTTTCGATCTGGGTGGTCAGGGGGTTCCAGGTGAGGCCCAGCCCCTCGACGAACGACTTGGAGACCTGCTGCCAGTCAGCACCCGGAACGGAGGCCACGTGGGCGGCGTACGTGCCGGTGGCGCCGTTGATCTTGCCCAGGTATTCGGTCTTGGCGATCCGGTCCAGCTGGCGGGTCAGGCGGTGGGCGATGACCGCCAGTTCCTTGCCCAGGGTGGTGGGAGTGGCAGGCTGGCCGTGCGTGCGTGACAGCATGGGCACCGCGCGGTTCTCCTCGGCCATCGTGCTGATCTCCGCCACGAGCTTGCGGGCGGCGGGCAGCCACACGTCCTCCACAGCACCTTTGACGCCGAGGGCGTAGGACAGGTTGTTGATGTCCTCGGAGGTGCAGCCGAAGTGGACCATGGCGGTCAGGTTTTCGATGCCGACGGCGGGCAGGCGGCGCCCGATGTAGTACTCCACAGCCTTCACGTCGTGGACCGTGACGGCCTCTATTTCGGCGAGCTCCGCCACGGAGGCAGCATCGAATTCAGTGACAATCGCCCGGAGCTGGTCCTGCTGTTCGGTGCTCAGCGGGCCGGCGCCGGGAAGGACGTTGTTGCTGGTCAGGTGGATGAGCCATTCCACTTCAACGGCCACACGGTCCCGGTTCAGTGCCGCCTCGGACAGGTAATCGACCAGGGGCGCGACGGCGGGCTGGTAGCGGCCGTCGAGGGGTCCGAGCGCGATTTTTTCCGGCGACGCGGCGAGGGCCAGGCGTCCTGAGGGCGTACGGGTGTCAGCTGTGGCGGCAGTTTCAGGCATGTGCTGATTCTTTCACGAAGTCAGGCGGCGCCTTAAGCGGGCATCCCACGTTACTTTTCCACATAGCCGACGGCGGCGCTTACCGGCCGCGGGCGGGGTCCCTAGCGTTGGGATGGCAGGTGGCGAGGCGCGGGTATCAACAGCCCGGAAGGCAGGGCAGGAGTGGGCATGGGGAATGATCTGGCGGACGGGATCTGGGGCAGCGGGCAGCGCTCCAGCAGTGAAGTCCAAGAGCTGGCCAGAAGAGTGGCACATTGTGCCGACAGGACGGAAGAGGTCCTCGCCGGATTCCATGACATCCAGCTGTCAGACTGGGAATCACCGGCCGGTAAGGCATATCGCGATTCCGTCAGCCTTCAGGCCGTGGCGGTGCGAAGGACACTTGACCGGCTGCGGGAGGCCTCCGCCGCCGTAGCTGCCCATGCACTTGCAACCCTGACTTCCGAGTGTTCGCCGGACAGCCGCTTCTGATGGCCGACACAACGCCGGCCGGGTCGGGAGGCCCTATCCATGTGTCGCCCCCGCCCCCCGACGGCATCCTGGAGATCTCTGGAGGCGTGGGTGGCATTACTGTCCAGTTGGAGGAGCTCGATGCAGGCGCCGTCAAGCTCGATGGGTTGGCCGACAGGCTCGCCACCATCGAGATGGAGCTTTTCAACACGTGGCAGCAGCTCGGTGCTTACCAAGACCAGCCGCGCGTCACGGGGACCGCTGCACTAATTGCCGTTGGCGACGCACGCGACGATGTCCAAAAAGTGCGCATGGAACTCCAGCGCACCAGCAGCCAGGTCCGCAGCTGCAGGCGTGAGTACGAATTTGCCGAAACTACTGCGCGCACCTTGTGGATGCTGCGCCTGTCCGAACCGGGGGTTGAACTCCAGAAACACGTCGACTTCTGGCGCACGGGGTTCCTCAACGGCGACGCCACCGAGACGCTCGTGGCAAATGCGGCCGCAGTCCTGCCTGCGATCACACCAGGGGTTCAATGGGCCGTCCCCGCGCTGCATACCGGGACGGTCGTCGCCACGCCGGAAGAAAGCATGAGCATCGATCTCGATGCCACGCCGGCAGGGCTGTTGGACCGGGTCAGGCTGCTGGAGGAACGGGGCAGCGGCTTCATCGAAGTAATTGAGGTGGATAACAACGGGGCGAAAGCGTACGTGGTGATCATTCCCGGCACCCAGGTTCACGACCAAGACAGCGGAACCAATCCTTTCGATCTTGGCGGCATCGTCGACGGGATGGGCAACAATTCTGCGCAGGTAAATGCCGCCGTCCTCCAATCGCTGCGGGCCGCCGGAGCGCAACCGGGGGCGGACGTAGTGGGAGTGGGCTACAGCCAGGGCGGAATTCACGCCATGAACCTGGCGGCAGACGAGAGGTTCCGGAAGGAGTACCACATGAAGTACGTGCTAACGGCTGGATCGCCAATCTCGCGCATCACGCCTCCCCCCGAGGTCAGCAGCCTTCACTTGGAGCACCGCATGGACTGGGTGCCGGGCAGCGATGGCCTTGCCAACCCGGACACCCGCAACCAGGTCACAGTCACCATGACCAACGACCTCTACGTTCGCGGCGGAGAAGACGCCGGGCTCGGACCGGGCCACAACCTCAGCGGCTATGAAGAGGCCGCCCGGCTCGTGGGTACCAGCAAGGACCCCTCTCTTGCACAGTCCGCGGCCGTCCTCGGCGGCGTATTGGGTGCCGGCGGCGTTGCCACTGCCACGCGATTTTCCTTGGCGAAAACTCCGCCGCCCCCTCCACCCATGGAGCGCAGGGACCCCTTCTCTGGGCGCCCGCAACGGGGTGCCAAGTAGGAAGCGCGGCAAGACAGGCTCACGAGATCTGGGCTGCGTGCATTTCAGCGTAGGCGTCGAGCGGGGCGGGCTCCGGCGGCGGGGGAGGGAGCGGCGCCGCAGGTGGCGGGGCGGCGGGGCACCGGTAGTTGTAGTCGAGGTCCCCGTCAGTAAACTGGGTCAGGGCTACCATCCCGCCGGGCGTGAGCGGAGCGGCCCCGCATAGCTCCTGCGCTGTGGAGGTGGATTCCGCACCCGCCAGCCAGCTTCTTAGTCCGGAGAGGTTGGTTCCGGGAGTGACTCCGCCGGCGATTTCGCCGAATTGATAGGCCGTGGAGTAGATCCCGACCTCCGCGCCCGTGCTCTCCAGGTAGGCGGCCATGCCTTCCAGCTCGGCTGCGTTGGCGGCCTTGTCCCAGAGCCAGCTGTTTCCGGTTTCGACATCCAGCCACCACACGCGCCGCACCGCGCCGTCGCCCGCATCCTTTAGGATCACCACATCGTTGAAGGCCATGGCGTACCCGTGGACGTAGGCGCAGGCCGGGGAAGCCGTGCCGTCGCACAATCCGTAGGGGTTGCCCACGTCGGTGCCCAGGTACGTGTTGCCCGCCGGCCACCACAGGGATTCCACCGGCCCGGTTGCGGCGGTGTTCACGTACACCGCCGCCGGAGTTCCCGCCGCGGCATCGGAGGTGCGGTCCGCCCAGGCCAACTGGGCGGACAGGCATGGATTGACTGTGTCCGGCCGTCCGCCGTTCACCCCCACAAGCGCGAACGCCGGCGGTGCGGGAAGGCCGCCGCCGCATTGGGGCCAAGAGATGTCGTTGCCGAGCACAGCCCCGTCGCCAGGCGCCGGCCCTGCTGCGACTGCCCCGTGAGCCGGGCTCGCCTGCCAGGCGAAAAGCACGCAGGCGGCAACCAGGATCCTTATCGCCTTCATTGATGGCCCCCGTTCCAGGAACTGACAGCAACGGGCCGTTCGGCGGCCCAACTGGCAGCAGCCTAGGAGGCCGCGTTCCGCGGGTCATGGGTGGCCGGTACTGCAGTTTCAGGAGGGTTTAGGGGAAGCGCACCTGCCGTGTACTTGTTTTGGGGCGTACCCCTACTTGGGACGGCAGGTCCCGGACGGCCCGGCTCAGCGCCGGGCGCCTGGCAGGATGCCCGCCACCATGGAGACCAGGGAGATGATGATCGCAGCCAGCACCGCAGTCCAGAAGAAGGAGTCAATGGTGAGGTGCACGGGGGTGTAACTGCTGATCCAGGCCGTCAGGTAGAGCATGGCGGCATTAATGACGATGGCGAAAAGGCCAAGTGTCAGGATGGTGATAGGCAGGGCCAGGAGCCTTACCAGTGGCCGCACAAAGGCGTTGACCACCCCGAAGATGAGGCCGATGAAGAGATAGGCCAGGACAATCCCGATGGTGCCGGTATCCTGCGATATCCCGGACCTTGCCACCGCATCCGATGCTGCGGTGCTTGCGATGTCCATTCCCGGCAGGATCCAACTGGCCACCCAGAGAGCTGCGGCGTTGACGATGACCCGAGGAATGAATGAACCCATGCCACCATGCTTCCACATGGCCCCGCGCGGTGGCTTGGGGAGAAGCCGGGATTTTGGAGTTTGCCTCCCGGGTGCCTCCGGCGGCCGCGAAGTAGGCTGGAACCATGACCTCATCTGAGACCAGGGCAGGCGGAATCGCGCCGCGCCCGGTGCTGGACCGGCTGCCCCGTTACGCCGCAGGAAAACCTCCCGCCGCCGTCAGCGGACTGGCCAGTTACAAGTTGTCATCCAACGAGAACCCGCTGCCGCCGATTCCTGCGGTGCTGGAGGCCATCGCCCGGCAGGATGACTTCAACCGGTACCCGGATCCGCTGAGCAGCAAGTTGCGGGCTGCGCTCGCCGGGTTCCTTGGCGTGCCGGCCGAGGACATTGTGACCGGTGCGGGAAGCCTGGGGGCCCTGAGCCAGATCCTCGCGGCCTTCGCCGGCCAGAATGAGGACGGCAAGGCCGATGAAGTGATTTATGCTTGGCGGTCCTTTGAGGCTTACCCCATCAGTGTCGGCCTTGCCGGTGCGGAAAGTGTGCGTATCCCCGTACTGCCGGACGGCCGGCATGACCTGGAAGCCATGGCGGCTGCAGTCACCGTCCGCACCAGGATCATCCTTCTCTGTACGCCGAACAACCCCACCGGCCCTGCCCTTACGGCAGCAGAAACCGAGGCCTTCATCCGGTCCGTCCCTGCCGATGTGGTGGTGGTGATCGACGAGGCCTACCAGGAGTTCGTCAGGGCGGCAGACGCCGTGGACGGGATTGACCTCTACCGGAAATACCCCAACGTCGTCGTGCTCCGGACGTTCTCCAAGGCGCACGGCCTGGCAGGGCTCCGCGTGGGCTACAGTGTGTCCCATCCCGAACTGACCCAGTACCTTCGCATCGCCGCAACCCCGTTTGCGGTGTCCCAAATTGCGGAGCGGGCGGCAATTGTTTCGCTCGAGAACTACGGCCAGGTTGTGGAAAGGGTACAAAAGCTTGTCGATGAGAGGGCACGCGTCACTGCCGGCCTGCGGGATCTCGGCTGGGATATCCCCGACGCGCAGGGCAACTTTGTGTGGCTCGCCCTTGGCACCGAAAGTACCGCGTTTGCGGAGCTGGCGGGGACACGCGCCCTCTCCGTGCGGGCGTTTCCCGGCGAAGGTGTGAGGGTAAGTATCGGGGAGGCCGAAGCCAACGCGCGTTTTCTCCAGTTGTGTGCCGACTATACAAAGGCACCAGCCAGTTCCTAGCACTTAACAAGTAGCCCTTCCGCTACTTACCGAAGATAAAGTTAGGATCAGTAAGCCAATGTATATGCCGCAAGCGGAATGTATTCCCTTTGCGGCATATATCCCAGCGACATTTGCATTGCATCCGGATGCGGCAAGCAAGGAGACGGTATGGGCACTCATCTGCCTTCCACCGAGTTCGACGGAACAGCGGTAGACGACCAGCGGGAAGCTGATGCTGAAGCTGTCTTGGGCGAGCCCGCGGCCCACATGGTGCAGCTGCTAGGCCCCGATGGAAAGCTGGGCGCCGATCCGGTGTTCAGCAACTACGCGGACAAGCTCACCCCGGAGGCGCTGCGCGGCCTTTACGCCGACATGGCCGCGATCCGCCGGTTCGACGTCGAAGCCACCGCCCTCCAGCGCCAGGGTCAGCTGGCATTGTGGGTGCCGCTCACGGGCCAGGAGGCCGCGCAGATCGGCTCGGGCCGTGCCAGCCAGCCACAGGACTACATCTTCCCCACGTACCGTGAGCACGGCGTCGCGTTAACCCGCAACGTGGACCTTGCCGAGCTCCTGCGCCAGTTCCGCGGAGTCTCCAACGGCGGCTGGAACCCCAAGGACACCAACTTCCACCTGTACACGCTGGTCCTGGCTGCGCAGACCCTCCATGCAGTGGGCTATGCGATGGGAATCCAACGCGACCAGAAGCTCGCCGCCGCAACCGGTGCTGCCGGCAAGGAACCTGATGCCGCCGTCATCGCCTACTTCGGCGACGGCGCCAGCTCCGAAGGCGACGTCCACGAGTCCATGGTGTTCGCCTCCTCCTACAACGCTCCGGTGGTGTTTTTCTGCCAGAACAACCACTGGGCCATCTCCGTGCCCAGCAACGTGCAGACGCGGGTTCCGCTCTCCAACCGGGCCAAGGGCTACGGCTTCCCGGGCATCCGGGTGGATGGCAATGACGTAATCGCCGTGCACGCTGTCACCGAGTGGGCGCTGGAGCACGCCCGCCGAGGCAAGGGTCCGGTCCTGATCGAGGCTTTCACGTACCGGGTGGGGGCGCACACCACCGCCGACGATCCCACCAAGTACCGTGAGTCGGCCGAAGAGGATGCGTGGCGTGCCAAGGATCCCCTGGCACGGCTCGAGAAGTACCTGA
It encodes the following:
- the purB gene encoding adenylosuccinate lyase, which translates into the protein MPETAATADTRTPSGRLALAASPEKIALGPLDGRYQPAVAPLVDYLSEAALNRDRVAVEVEWLIHLTSNNVLPGAGPLSTEQQDQLRAIVTEFDAASVAELAEIEAVTVHDVKAVEYYIGRRLPAVGIENLTAMVHFGCTSEDINNLSYALGVKGAVEDVWLPAARKLVAEISTMAEENRAVPMLSRTHGQPATPTTLGKELAVIAHRLTRQLDRIAKTEYLGKINGATGTYAAHVASVPGADWQQVSKSFVEGLGLTWNPLTTQIESHDWQAELYADVARFNRILHNVCTDIWSYISIGYFAQIPVAGATGSSTMPHKVNPIRFENAEANLEISSGLLDVLGSTLVTSRWQRDLTDSSSQRNIGVAFGHSLLAISNVAKGLERLDVAEDVLAGDLDTNWEVLGEAIQMVMRAEAIAGVEGMENPYERLKDLTRGHRVDAARMQEFVQGLGLSPEAEARLLALTPGKYTGIADQLVDHLK
- a CDS encoding phage holin family protein, producing MGSFIPRVIVNAAALWVASWILPGMDIASTAASDAVARSGISQDTGTIGIVLAYLFIGLIFGVVNAFVRPLVRLLALPITILTLGLFAIVINAAMLYLTAWISSYTPVHLTIDSFFWTAVLAAIIISLVSMVAGILPGARR
- a CDS encoding histidinol-phosphate transaminase, which produces MTSSETRAGGIAPRPVLDRLPRYAAGKPPAAVSGLASYKLSSNENPLPPIPAVLEAIARQDDFNRYPDPLSSKLRAALAGFLGVPAEDIVTGAGSLGALSQILAAFAGQNEDGKADEVIYAWRSFEAYPISVGLAGAESVRIPVLPDGRHDLEAMAAAVTVRTRIILLCTPNNPTGPALTAAETEAFIRSVPADVVVVIDEAYQEFVRAADAVDGIDLYRKYPNVVVLRTFSKAHGLAGLRVGYSVSHPELTQYLRIAATPFAVSQIAERAAIVSLENYGQVVERVQKLVDERARVTAGLRDLGWDIPDAQGNFVWLALGTESTAFAELAGTRALSVRAFPGEGVRVSIGEAEANARFLQLCADYTKAPASS
- the pdhA gene encoding pyruvate dehydrogenase (acetyl-transferring) E1 component subunit alpha encodes the protein MGTHLPSTEFDGTAVDDQREADAEAVLGEPAAHMVQLLGPDGKLGADPVFSNYADKLTPEALRGLYADMAAIRRFDVEATALQRQGQLALWVPLTGQEAAQIGSGRASQPQDYIFPTYREHGVALTRNVDLAELLRQFRGVSNGGWNPKDTNFHLYTLVLAAQTLHAVGYAMGIQRDQKLAAATGAAGKEPDAAVIAYFGDGASSEGDVHESMVFASSYNAPVVFFCQNNHWAISVPSNVQTRVPLSNRAKGYGFPGIRVDGNDVIAVHAVTEWALEHARRGKGPVLIEAFTYRVGAHTTADDPTKYRESAEEDAWRAKDPLARLEKYLSAEGLADDAFFAKVKADGDELAAYVRRTAHDLEDPDIRQSFANVYAEAHPLVAEELAWFEEYSAGFAGEEESAGQAAKAGH